The Hyphococcus flavus genome contains a region encoding:
- a CDS encoding alanine/glycine:cation symporter family protein, with translation MEVFYGFIDNLSNFIWGGYWGLNPDGTENKILPLAPMVFILLGSGLFFMIRLKALPLRRLGPAFVNLFTGSRKSSTDPNASGEITPWNALSTALSGQVGTGNLAGVATAITLGGPGAIFWMWVTALFGMALAFSESSLAVKYREEHPDGHIHGGPMFYIKNGLPPFWRWLAVFFAIGTIFSAIVTGNMTQSNSIATALASETPIPQWVSGLVIAGLAFVVIIGGIKSIGSVAGKVVPAMAGGYILIAIIMLIMNIEHVGDSFLMIFQYAFGLEQAAGGLVGYSVLQAIRFGVDRGLFSNEAGQGSTPIAHAAAKTDDPVRQGEIAMLGTFIDTIVICTMTALVILSVQGQFAAENGFVEYAWQGTLQGAEVTTAVFSQGIPYGGLFIAIALAVFAFTTILGWSYYIEQAVTYLVGDWAAKPMRYVWVVMVFIGALQEIDFIWKLGGIANASMALPNLIAILLLSGVVIAMAKEKGRL, from the coding sequence ATGGAAGTTTTTTACGGGTTCATCGACAACCTCAGCAACTTTATCTGGGGCGGTTATTGGGGGCTAAATCCGGACGGGACGGAGAATAAGATTCTTCCGCTCGCGCCGATGGTGTTCATTCTGTTGGGCAGCGGCCTCTTTTTCATGATCCGGTTAAAAGCGCTTCCGTTGCGCCGATTGGGGCCGGCGTTCGTCAATCTTTTTACCGGCAGCCGCAAATCCAGCACTGATCCGAACGCAAGCGGCGAAATCACGCCGTGGAATGCGTTGTCGACGGCGCTGTCCGGCCAGGTCGGCACTGGCAATCTCGCCGGTGTGGCGACCGCAATCACGCTTGGCGGGCCCGGCGCTATCTTCTGGATGTGGGTGACGGCGTTGTTCGGCATGGCGCTCGCCTTTTCCGAATCAAGTCTTGCAGTGAAATATCGTGAAGAACATCCGGATGGTCATATTCATGGCGGCCCGATGTTTTACATCAAGAACGGTCTGCCGCCCTTCTGGCGATGGCTGGCTGTATTCTTTGCTATCGGTACGATTTTCTCCGCCATCGTTACCGGCAACATGACGCAATCGAATTCGATTGCGACGGCGCTGGCGTCGGAAACGCCGATACCGCAATGGGTTTCGGGGCTTGTGATTGCCGGGCTTGCTTTTGTCGTCATTATCGGCGGCATCAAGTCTATCGGCTCCGTTGCGGGCAAGGTCGTGCCGGCTATGGCGGGCGGATACATCCTCATCGCCATCATCATGCTGATCATGAATATTGAGCATGTGGGCGACAGCTTCCTGATGATTTTCCAGTATGCGTTCGGCCTTGAGCAGGCTGCTGGCGGTCTTGTCGGTTACTCCGTATTGCAGGCGATCCGTTTCGGCGTGGACCGTGGATTGTTCTCAAATGAAGCGGGCCAGGGGTCGACGCCAATTGCTCACGCCGCCGCGAAAACGGATGATCCTGTGCGTCAGGGTGAAATCGCCATGCTTGGCACCTTCATCGACACGATCGTTATCTGCACCATGACGGCGCTCGTTATTTTGTCAGTTCAGGGGCAATTCGCCGCTGAGAATGGTTTCGTCGAGTATGCATGGCAGGGAACGCTGCAAGGCGCGGAAGTGACAACCGCTGTCTTCAGTCAGGGTATACCATATGGCGGCCTCTTCATTGCCATCGCGCTGGCGGTGTTCGCTTTCACCACTATTCTGGGCTGGTCTTACTATATCGAGCAGGCGGTGACCTATCTCGTTGGCGACTGGGCGGCGAAGCCTATGCGTTATGTATGGGTGGTGATGGTGTTCATCGGCGCGCTTCAGGAAATCGACTTTATCTGGAAACTTGGCGGCATCGCCAACGCCTCCATGGCGCTGCCGAACCTGATCGCCATTTTGCTGTTGAGCGGCGTTGTCATCGCCATGGCGAAAGAGAAGGGCCGGCTTTAG
- a CDS encoding outer membrane protein, giving the protein MRLVLALLTIAGTAVATGAAAQDDDSLGSVYVRASAGYSFVSDWEQDFAYNPDAVFAVAPPTGQTIDNTDGFIFGAALGFDYHDGIRTELEYRYAATEFESVTLADPVLGPTPGAPMNDDIAGHFLMTNFYFDFANDSPFTPFIGGGVGGAFMENENAQRDAVLAYQGRAGFSFAIASGFLADLEYVYTRTNELSFGPDMDDFEPGGPVGPNISNERYESSSAMISLRKHF; this is encoded by the coding sequence GTGAGATTGGTGCTGGCGTTATTGACGATTGCAGGAACAGCGGTTGCAACTGGCGCCGCGGCTCAGGATGACGACTCTTTAGGCAGTGTTTATGTCCGTGCGAGCGCTGGCTACAGCTTCGTCAGTGATTGGGAACAGGATTTCGCCTATAATCCCGATGCGGTTTTTGCCGTTGCGCCGCCAACCGGCCAAACAATCGACAACACTGACGGCTTTATCTTCGGCGCCGCGCTTGGGTTCGATTATCATGACGGCATCCGCACTGAGCTGGAATACCGCTATGCCGCGACGGAATTCGAGAGCGTCACCCTTGCTGATCCGGTTCTGGGTCCGACCCCTGGCGCGCCGATGAATGATGATATTGCTGGTCATTTTCTGATGACGAATTTTTATTTCGATTTCGCCAATGACTCGCCCTTCACGCCGTTTATTGGCGGCGGCGTCGGCGGCGCATTCATGGAAAACGAAAACGCGCAGCGCGATGCGGTGTTGGCGTATCAGGGCCGAGCAGGATTTTCATTTGCGATCGCTAGCGGTTTTCTTGCTGACCTCGAATATGTTTACACGCGTACGAATGAACTGTCGTTCGGCCCTGACATGGATGACTTTGAACCGGGCGGCCCTGTTGGGCCGAATATCAGCAACGAGCGTTATGAATCGTCTTCAGCGATGATTTCGCTGCGCAAACATTTCTGA
- a CDS encoding LysE family translocator: MTIELYLAFVAATALLVLTPGPMVAYIVATTLSHGLRHGLMALIGSAAASAVQLAVVVAGLALILTAAGELFFWIKWVGVAYLVYLGVKALRQPNDELEPALAPQRSGRRTIVEAFVVNLTNPKGLLFHGAFLPLFVSPAAPATPQLVLLAVTFVVVAALLDGCWAVFAARVKPWLARIGRWRHRITGGVMLGAAAGLALVRK; encoded by the coding sequence ATGACAATTGAGCTTTATCTTGCATTTGTCGCCGCGACAGCGCTCCTGGTGTTAACGCCAGGCCCGATGGTTGCTTACATTGTCGCGACGACGCTTTCGCATGGGCTGCGGCATGGATTGATGGCGTTGATCGGTTCAGCCGCCGCGTCGGCCGTGCAGCTTGCAGTTGTGGTGGCGGGGCTTGCGCTGATTTTGACGGCGGCGGGCGAGCTCTTCTTCTGGATCAAATGGGTGGGCGTCGCTTATCTGGTTTATCTCGGGGTGAAGGCCTTGCGCCAACCGAACGATGAGCTGGAGCCAGCATTGGCGCCGCAGCGTTCCGGCCGGCGCACGATTGTCGAGGCCTTTGTTGTCAACCTGACGAACCCCAAAGGGCTCTTATTCCACGGCGCATTTCTGCCGCTCTTTGTCTCGCCTGCTGCGCCAGCGACGCCGCAGCTTGTTCTCCTGGCGGTTACCTTTGTCGTCGTCGCAGCATTGCTGGATGGATGCTGGGCAGTTTTCGCGGCCCGCGTGAAGCCGTGGCTTGCGCGCATTGGCCGCTGGCGCCACCGGATTACCGGCGGCGTCATGCTGGGCGCTGCCGCCGGGCTCGCCCTGGTGCGGAAATAA
- a CDS encoding ATP-binding protein, which yields MFFDTIDEELKKLLRPAKAHKFSTNKKILPAYRYVDVRNAIKKSLEEYNVETVTSSHYEDLSPLLTGEAPAHMHRKLNKASNISWSISEDDEDYFPEDQFWVGKASDKQTVIIRLRYFEHSDNAILECGSEQELSGKNLMKAVLERSVRTSIYRGNTLRLSYESGTRDEYGDIEKPSRFRVLFQSLPAVDKDEFVLEAQTRETLQRNVIDLFSRKDALNALNVPIRRGILLYGPPGTGKTFSCRFLAQQLDSVTKFFVTGRALNQVSAIFSIARLYKPSCIFLEDADLAFAARDINVDAGGLGELLDQLDGLRTDDEIVVIVTTNSMERLESALKDRPGRISQCIYFGPPVAVMRERYLRQYLAGFETTDLDFSKLVFDSEGSTQAFLREWVHRALQIGSEEKTSRSLRLTNTDFDRAMDEMTRDADYFGQSLIGFTPSRT from the coding sequence ATGTTTTTTGATACGATAGATGAAGAATTAAAAAAGCTGCTGCGCCCTGCCAAGGCACATAAATTTTCCACTAATAAAAAGATCCTGCCAGCTTACCGCTATGTCGATGTGCGGAACGCCATAAAGAAAAGTCTTGAAGAGTATAATGTAGAAACGGTTACGTCATCTCACTATGAGGATCTATCGCCATTGCTGACGGGGGAAGCCCCTGCGCACATGCATAGAAAGCTCAACAAGGCATCGAATATTTCATGGAGTATTTCCGAAGACGATGAAGATTATTTTCCAGAAGATCAATTCTGGGTTGGAAAAGCCAGTGACAAGCAAACGGTAATTATCCGCCTGCGTTATTTTGAACATTCGGACAATGCAATTCTTGAATGTGGTTCAGAACAGGAACTGTCCGGGAAAAATCTGATGAAGGCCGTTCTTGAGCGAAGTGTGCGCACATCTATTTATCGCGGAAATACGCTGAGACTCTCATATGAATCGGGCACGCGAGATGAATATGGCGACATCGAAAAACCCTCGCGGTTTCGGGTTCTGTTTCAATCGTTGCCCGCTGTCGATAAAGACGAATTTGTCCTGGAAGCCCAAACACGCGAGACGCTGCAGCGAAATGTAATTGATCTTTTTTCCCGCAAAGACGCGCTCAACGCTTTGAATGTGCCCATAAGACGCGGTATTCTTTTATACGGCCCGCCAGGTACGGGAAAGACATTCTCCTGCCGATTTCTGGCGCAGCAACTAGATAGCGTTACGAAATTTTTTGTTACAGGGCGCGCGCTAAACCAAGTGTCGGCGATCTTCTCAATCGCGCGGTTGTATAAACCGAGCTGTATTTTCCTTGAAGACGCGGACTTGGCATTTGCTGCGCGGGATATAAATGTCGATGCAGGCGGATTGGGTGAGCTTCTCGACCAGCTTGATGGACTTCGAACCGATGATGAAATCGTTGTGATTGTCACGACAAATTCGATGGAACGCCTTGAATCGGCTTTGAAGGATAGACCGGGGCGCATCAGTCAATGCATATATTTTGGGCCGCCTGTGGCTGTTATGCGCGAACGGTATTTGCGTCAGTATTTGGCCGGTTTTGAAACCACGGACTTGGACTTTTCAAAATTAGTTTTCGACAGCGAAGGCTCAACCCAAGCGTTTCTGCGCGAGTGGGTACACAGGGCTCTGCAGATAGGATCCGAAGAAAAGACGAGCCGGTCTCTAAGGTTGACCAACACCGACTTCGACCGCGCTATGGACGAAATGACCCGTGATGCGGATTATTTCGGTCAATCCTTAATCGGATTTACGCCGTCTCGCACATAA
- the mdh gene encoding malate dehydrogenase — protein MARKKIALIGAGMIGGTLAHLAAQKELGDVVLFDIVEGIPEGKGLDIAESSPIDGYDSHLKGTQDYKDIADADVCIVTAGVARKPGMSRDDLLGINLKVMKSVGEGIKTHAPNALVICITNPLDAMVWALQKFSGLPENKVIGMAGILDSARFRYFLAEEFNVSVESVTAFVLGGHGDTMAPLVRYSTVAGIPLPDLIEMGWTTQDRIDAIVERTRKGGGEIVALLKTGSAYYAPAASAIQMAESYLKDKKLVVPCAAKLSGQYGLNDLYVGVPVVLGADGCERIVEVKFTEEEKAMFDNSVSAVRELMDACVKLDPSLG, from the coding sequence ATGGCCCGCAAAAAAATCGCCCTTATCGGCGCCGGCATGATCGGCGGCACGCTCGCGCACCTCGCCGCGCAAAAGGAACTCGGCGACGTTGTTCTGTTCGATATCGTTGAAGGCATCCCGGAGGGCAAAGGTCTCGACATCGCCGAGTCATCGCCCATCGACGGATACGACTCGCACCTCAAAGGCACCCAAGATTACAAGGATATTGCTGACGCAGATGTCTGCATCGTTACGGCGGGTGTTGCGCGCAAACCCGGCATGAGCCGCGATGATCTTCTCGGCATCAACCTTAAAGTCATGAAGTCTGTGGGCGAGGGCATCAAGACCCATGCGCCAAATGCGTTGGTTATCTGCATCACCAATCCGCTCGACGCTATGGTCTGGGCGCTGCAGAAATTTTCCGGTCTTCCGGAAAACAAGGTCATCGGCATGGCCGGCATCCTGGACTCGGCGCGTTTCCGCTATTTTCTGGCTGAAGAATTCAATGTCTCAGTCGAAAGCGTCACGGCGTTCGTTCTCGGCGGACATGGCGATACCATGGCGCCGCTGGTGCGCTATTCGACGGTCGCCGGCATTCCGCTGCCGGACCTCATCGAGATGGGTTGGACCACGCAAGACCGGATTGACGCAATTGTAGAGAGGACACGCAAAGGCGGCGGAGAGATTGTGGCGTTGTTGAAAACGGGCTCTGCCTACTATGCGCCTGCAGCTTCGGCGATCCAGATGGCGGAAAGCTACCTCAAGGACAAAAAGCTCGTCGTCCCATGCGCGGCGAAACTGTCCGGCCAGTACGGCCTCAACGATCTCTATGTGGGTGTTCCGGTCGTCCTCGGCGCCGATGGGTGCGAGCGCATTGTCGAGGTGAAGTTTACCGAAGAGGAAAAAGCCATGTTCGATAATTCCGTGAGCGCCGTCCGCGAATTGATGGATGCATGCGTGAAATTGGACCCGAGCCTCGGGTAA
- a CDS encoding glycosyltransferase family 4 protein, which translates to MKVLYSHRTQSADGQWVHIEALTRALEARGHEIIMAGPASAGAKQLDAKKPGLRAHLPGAIYECAEFAYSARGYVRMAKCAQAQSPDVLYERYNLHYFAGVWLRRRTGVPLILEVNSPLAEERKVHGNLAFKGFARRNEAMIWRAADKVLPVTNTLAEYVRAAGVAEENIEVIQNGVDQAFLEHVDPSPVRERYGLQGKLVLGFSGFVREWHGVDRALRYLAQSGREDLHLLVVGDGPAIAPLQSLAQELGVAQQLTVTGVVQRDAMPTYVSAFDIALQPAVVEYASPLKLFEYMALGKPVLAPDAPNIMEVLKDGEDGLLFRGEGFAAALDMLVNKADLRRKLGAGARETIQRQDYTWAGNARRVETIMEKLARQRHDNRN; encoded by the coding sequence ATGAAAGTGCTCTATTCCCATCGTACTCAATCTGCAGACGGTCAGTGGGTCCATATTGAGGCGCTGACTCGCGCGCTGGAGGCGCGCGGGCACGAGATTATCATGGCAGGGCCGGCGTCTGCAGGCGCAAAGCAGCTTGATGCAAAGAAGCCGGGCCTTCGCGCACACTTGCCCGGTGCGATTTATGAGTGTGCGGAGTTTGCTTATTCGGCGCGCGGGTATGTCCGGATGGCGAAATGCGCTCAAGCACAAAGTCCGGATGTGCTTTATGAGCGTTATAATCTCCACTACTTTGCGGGCGTCTGGTTGCGGCGGCGAACCGGCGTTCCGCTGATTTTAGAGGTCAACAGCCCGCTTGCCGAAGAACGCAAAGTGCACGGGAATTTAGCGTTCAAAGGATTCGCCCGACGCAATGAGGCTATGATCTGGCGTGCGGCGGATAAAGTCTTGCCGGTGACGAATACGCTTGCCGAATATGTCCGCGCTGCTGGCGTTGCTGAAGAGAACATTGAAGTTATCCAGAATGGTGTGGATCAGGCGTTTCTTGAACACGTCGACCCTTCGCCCGTTCGCGAGCGGTACGGGCTTCAAGGCAAGTTGGTCCTGGGCTTCAGCGGTTTTGTACGCGAATGGCACGGCGTTGATCGCGCCTTGCGATACCTGGCGCAATCGGGAAGAGAAGATTTGCACTTGTTGGTGGTCGGCGATGGTCCCGCCATTGCGCCTTTGCAGTCTCTCGCGCAGGAGCTGGGGGTGGCGCAACAGTTAACCGTGACCGGCGTTGTTCAACGCGATGCGATGCCGACTTATGTGTCCGCTTTTGACATTGCGCTTCAGCCGGCGGTGGTCGAATATGCGTCGCCGCTTAAATTGTTCGAATACATGGCGCTCGGCAAACCTGTTTTGGCCCCGGACGCCCCAAACATCATGGAAGTGCTCAAGGATGGTGAGGACGGCCTGCTTTTTCGCGGCGAGGGATTCGCGGCGGCGCTTGATATGCTGGTGAATAAAGCAGACTTACGGCGTAAGCTTGGCGCAGGCGCGCGTGAGACTATTCAGCGTCAGGATTATACCTGGGCAGGAAACGCCCGGCGCGTGGAAACAATCATGGAAAAACTGGCAAGGCAAAGGCATGACAATCGAAATTGA
- a CDS encoding GNAT family N-acetyltransferase, whose amino-acid sequence MTIEIETERLVLRPMAAEDVENHIVMMQDPAVAASLTPDQKPRSRAEEWRAAASILGHWQIRGYGWFSVFEKKTGNWAGRVGPWYPEGWPGLECGWAVKSEHWGKGYAPEAAIATIRWTFDQFPDLPRIVSVIDPENSNSQAVAEKVGETKSGEIFEYWSFKLDVWAADRAAWLDRFGG is encoded by the coding sequence ATGACAATCGAAATTGAAACTGAGCGGCTGGTTCTAAGGCCGATGGCTGCCGAAGATGTGGAAAATCACATCGTCATGATGCAGGATCCGGCTGTCGCTGCGAGTTTGACGCCTGACCAAAAACCACGTTCTCGGGCTGAGGAGTGGCGCGCCGCCGCGTCCATTCTGGGACACTGGCAAATCCGCGGCTATGGCTGGTTTTCCGTTTTTGAAAAGAAAACAGGAAATTGGGCAGGCCGGGTCGGCCCATGGTATCCGGAAGGTTGGCCCGGTCTGGAATGCGGCTGGGCGGTGAAATCGGAACATTGGGGAAAAGGCTACGCCCCGGAAGCAGCAATTGCGACAATCCGCTGGACTTTTGATCAGTTCCCTGACCTTCCCAGGATCGTTTCCGTGATCGATCCTGAAAACAGTAATTCCCAGGCGGTGGCGGAAAAAGTCGGTGAGACGAAATCAGGCGAGATTTTTGAGTATTGGAGTTTCAAGCTTGACGTCTGGGCAGCCGACCGGGCAGCATGGCTGGACCGGTTCGGCGGTTAG
- a CDS encoding SET domain-containing protein: MMLVSTHVAASDVEGVGVFASEPIKAGALIWRYDPGFDRLVPSSWLQEQTPMMRDFLTKYAYPAHDQPEMLVIEIDNGRFMNHSLTPNTDFTKIIEGYALRDIAAGEELICNYSEFDPGFELLPSVVAAFAQRRKTKANGLASH; this comes from the coding sequence ATGATGCTTGTTTCAACACACGTCGCCGCAAGCGACGTCGAAGGCGTGGGCGTTTTCGCCTCTGAACCCATTAAAGCAGGCGCCCTGATCTGGCGATACGATCCAGGCTTTGACCGGCTCGTGCCGTCTTCCTGGCTGCAGGAGCAAACGCCGATGATGCGAGATTTCCTGACGAAGTATGCCTATCCCGCTCATGACCAGCCGGAGATGCTGGTGATTGAAATCGACAATGGCCGGTTCATGAACCATTCCCTGACGCCCAATACGGACTTCACCAAGATCATCGAAGGGTATGCCCTCCGTGACATTGCTGCTGGTGAGGAGCTGATCTGCAATTATTCAGAGTTCGATCCAGGGTTCGAACTGTTGCCATCGGTTGTCGCTGCATTCGCACAGCGAAGAAAAACAAAGGCGAACGGTCTCGCCTCTCACTAG
- a CDS encoding AraC family transcriptional regulator produces the protein MQFEPVNIIQIAIASPAALAGVFVAARSRFYALGALLIVFAMHMAFNVIEETGAAHMPVLVTPALSLLYGPLFFLFICELIFINRKPRVQDLLHLAPFAVALFLSNGLQLVRLMSAVSLVAYGGACLFYIWRFHRAADATRSDSQTIRLNWIVAVFAVFAGLTAIDVLRMMTIDMHPAGFRQIFYAVNLLAAAGLFAVIVYYAFNRPAYFEGLTDTEFRSVHAGGAVGITPHERSSFERLDETIKRQALYRRPHLTLFDLANETGIPERDVSRLVNQVSGRNFCDYINTFRVQEAARRLTAPEDADTTILTIAFESGFSSKSTFNAVFKRAYGVTPSTFRKPRQDNS, from the coding sequence ATGCAATTCGAGCCGGTCAATATCATACAAATAGCGATCGCCTCTCCGGCGGCGCTTGCTGGCGTATTCGTCGCGGCCCGTTCGCGTTTTTACGCACTGGGGGCGTTGTTGATCGTTTTCGCAATGCACATGGCGTTTAACGTCATCGAAGAGACAGGGGCGGCGCATATGCCTGTTCTGGTGACGCCGGCGCTGAGCCTGCTCTACGGGCCTTTATTCTTCTTGTTCATTTGCGAACTCATCTTCATAAATCGAAAGCCGAGGGTGCAGGACTTGTTGCATTTGGCCCCTTTCGCGGTCGCTTTGTTTTTGAGTAACGGGCTGCAGCTTGTGCGCTTGATGTCTGCGGTCAGTCTGGTTGCCTATGGCGGGGCTTGCCTTTTCTACATTTGGCGCTTTCATCGCGCCGCGGACGCAACGCGGTCCGATTCCCAAACTATTCGGTTAAACTGGATTGTTGCTGTATTCGCCGTTTTCGCCGGACTGACGGCAATCGATGTCTTGCGAATGATGACCATCGATATGCACCCCGCAGGTTTCCGGCAAATTTTTTACGCCGTGAACTTGCTGGCGGCGGCAGGCTTGTTCGCGGTTATTGTTTATTATGCGTTCAATCGCCCCGCCTATTTCGAAGGGCTGACGGATACGGAATTCCGTTCTGTCCATGCTGGCGGCGCGGTAGGGATAACGCCGCATGAGCGATCTTCATTTGAGCGCCTTGACGAAACGATCAAGCGTCAAGCGCTGTATCGTCGGCCCCATCTGACGCTTTTCGATCTTGCGAATGAGACAGGCATACCGGAACGTGATGTCTCGCGTTTGGTCAATCAGGTCAGCGGCCGTAATTTCTGCGACTATATCAATACATTCCGGGTTCAAGAGGCTGCGCGCCGGCTGACCGCGCCCGAAGATGCCGACACCACGATTCTGACAATCGCCTTTGAGTCAGGTTTCTCCTCAAAATCGACGTTCAACGCAGTTTTCAAACGCGCATATGGTGTGACGCCCTCAACGTTTCGAAAGCCGAGGCAGGATAATTCATGA
- a CDS encoding M20/M25/M40 family metallo-hydrolase has product MKTFVAAAFVASLSVAAAVAQSPELSSQQQRTVDRLIDQGLEDDVGWELLESLTTEIGPRLGGSPDEARAREWGARKLKQLGFKNVRIETFEMPYWERVTETAEIVSPYPQELKITALGNSVATPEGGVAAEVVRFRTLLDLQDAPLEGYEGKIIFVDEVMSRTQDGSGYGWAVAKRSGAANEAAKRGAVAAIIRSAGTSHGRTPHTGNMRYSDDVSPVPIAALSNPDADLLGLAMKRADGPVTVSVDISVHTKTVVESGNVIGEIPGKSDEIILIGGHLDSWDLGTGAVDDGAGIAITTAAAKLIDDLPGKPNRTIRVIMWGSEEVGLLGAFAYAEAHADELDRHLLASESDFGAGKVWQFRTGFAEEHLPKAQVYQKALRRLGIGPGNNQAGGGPDVTPLRRAGVPVFRLYQDGSDYFDLHHTMEDTLDKVDPEALRQNIAAWAATVYVASELEGDYRASESE; this is encoded by the coding sequence ATGAAAACCTTTGTCGCTGCGGCTTTTGTCGCATCTTTGTCAGTTGCCGCCGCTGTAGCGCAATCGCCAGAACTTTCATCGCAACAACAGCGCACTGTCGACCGACTTATCGACCAGGGCCTCGAAGATGATGTCGGCTGGGAGCTACTTGAAAGCCTGACGACTGAAATTGGCCCCCGTCTAGGGGGTTCGCCGGATGAGGCCCGCGCCAGAGAGTGGGGTGCGCGAAAACTTAAACAGCTCGGTTTCAAAAATGTTCGCATAGAAACATTTGAAATGCCGTATTGGGAACGTGTTACCGAGACGGCTGAAATCGTTTCACCATACCCGCAAGAATTAAAGATAACAGCGCTCGGCAATTCAGTTGCGACGCCTGAGGGCGGAGTTGCTGCGGAAGTCGTACGATTTAGGACCCTCCTTGATCTGCAGGATGCGCCGCTTGAGGGGTATGAAGGAAAGATTATTTTTGTCGATGAAGTCATGTCGCGCACGCAGGATGGGTCCGGCTATGGCTGGGCGGTGGCAAAACGTTCCGGCGCGGCGAATGAAGCAGCAAAACGAGGCGCCGTGGCGGCGATCATCCGGTCTGCTGGAACCAGCCACGGCCGAACGCCGCACACAGGCAATATGCGGTATAGCGATGACGTTAGTCCGGTGCCGATTGCGGCGCTCTCAAATCCGGATGCTGATCTGCTCGGGCTCGCCATGAAGCGAGCCGATGGTCCCGTCACTGTCAGCGTCGATATTTCGGTTCATACAAAAACGGTTGTGGAGTCAGGCAACGTGATCGGAGAAATCCCCGGCAAAAGCGATGAGATCATCCTTATTGGCGGCCATCTCGATAGTTGGGACCTTGGCACTGGCGCCGTTGACGACGGCGCGGGCATCGCCATTACGACCGCCGCCGCAAAACTCATCGACGATTTGCCGGGAAAGCCGAACCGCACGATCCGCGTTATCATGTGGGGTTCTGAGGAAGTGGGGCTTCTCGGCGCTTTCGCTTATGCAGAGGCTCATGCCGACGAACTTGACCGTCATTTGCTTGCTTCCGAATCCGACTTTGGCGCCGGCAAGGTCTGGCAGTTCCGCACCGGCTTCGCCGAAGAGCATTTGCCGAAAGCGCAAGTTTATCAAAAGGCGTTGCGCCGGCTCGGGATCGGGCCCGGAAATAACCAGGCTGGCGGTGGTCCGGATGTAACGCCGCTGCGCCGCGCTGGCGTTCCCGTGTTCCGTCTTTATCAGGATGGCAGCGATTATTTCGATCTCCACCACACGATGGAAGACACGCTCGACAAAGTTGACCCGGAAGCGCTCCGTCAAAATATCGCCGCGTGGGCGGCGACAGTTTATGTCGCTTCGGAACTTGAGGGCGACTATCGGGCGTCTGAAAGCGAGTAG